A window from Corynebacterium urogenitale encodes these proteins:
- the hisI gene encoding phosphoribosyl-AMP cyclohydrolase: MSATNPADYELDPAIASRLKRNDQGLVPAVVVDAETKDVLMLAWMNDHALAHTIAEKKGTYWSRSRNEYWIKGETSGHTQAVREVRLDCDGDTILVVVDQVGGACHTGDHTCFDADKLL; encoded by the coding sequence GTGAGTGCAACGAACCCCGCGGATTACGAACTAGACCCCGCGATCGCCTCCCGTCTGAAGCGAAACGATCAAGGCCTCGTGCCTGCTGTCGTCGTCGATGCGGAAACAAAGGACGTGCTCATGCTGGCGTGGATGAATGACCACGCCCTGGCACACACCATCGCGGAGAAGAAGGGAACTTACTGGTCCCGATCCCGCAACGAATATTGGATCAAGGGTGAAACCTCCGGACACACGCAGGCAGTGCGTGAAGTGCGCTTGGACTGCGATGGGGACACGATCCTTGTTGTCGTGGATCAGGTCGGAGGTGCCTGCCATACTGGCGATCACACCTGCTTCGACGCTGACAAACTCCTCTAG
- a CDS encoding anthranilate synthase component I — translation MSDASLTSRETFRALAANHRVVPVVRKVLADQETALSAYRKLAAGRPGTFLLESAAHGQSWDRWSFIGTGARCALTAKNSDARWMGEPPVDMPEGIDPLDAVRKTLAVLHTERIEGLPPLTSGLVGYMGYDMIRYIEDLPDTCEDDLQVPDMVQMLVDGMAAVDHHEGVIWLIATVVNWDNSDERVDEAYDDAVARIDDMVERLSQPARGGVEDYNTPAPDYSRQRSIDEHLERIEGVKEHIRAGDAFQVVLSQRFEMRTDVEPLDIYRMLRVSNPSPYMYIINVPNEDFSATDFHIIGSSPESLVQVKDGEVTTFPIAGSRPRGETYEDDLQFEKDLVNDEKENSEHLMLVDLGRNDLGRVCKPGTVEVHDFRHVERYSAIMHLVSGVSGKLAEGKTAVDAFAATFPAGTLSGAPKPSAGSIIDKFEQTRRGVYGGTVGYFDFSGNTDQSIAIRTGVYKDGTVYVQAGGGIVADSNPVAEDEETRNKAAAVLRAVAAAETLHTPGRE, via the coding sequence ATGTCTGATGCTTCTCTGACGTCCCGCGAAACCTTCCGTGCACTGGCGGCGAATCACCGCGTGGTGCCTGTCGTGCGCAAGGTCCTCGCTGACCAGGAAACAGCGCTCAGCGCTTATCGCAAACTCGCCGCCGGTCGCCCCGGCACCTTTTTGCTGGAATCCGCAGCCCACGGCCAGTCCTGGGATCGATGGTCCTTTATCGGCACCGGCGCTCGTTGCGCGCTGACCGCAAAGAATTCCGACGCCCGCTGGATGGGCGAGCCACCCGTGGACATGCCCGAGGGGATCGACCCTCTCGACGCCGTTCGCAAGACCCTCGCTGTGCTGCACACCGAGCGTATTGAGGGCTTGCCTCCCCTTACGAGCGGTCTGGTCGGCTACATGGGCTATGACATGATCCGTTACATCGAGGATCTGCCAGACACATGCGAGGACGACTTGCAGGTGCCCGACATGGTTCAAATGCTTGTCGACGGAATGGCTGCAGTCGATCACCACGAGGGTGTGATTTGGCTGATTGCGACCGTGGTGAATTGGGACAATTCCGACGAGCGCGTGGATGAAGCGTACGACGATGCCGTCGCTCGCATTGATGACATGGTGGAGCGACTTTCGCAGCCCGCGCGCGGTGGCGTCGAAGACTACAACACTCCGGCCCCCGACTACAGCAGGCAGAGGAGCATCGACGAGCACCTCGAACGCATCGAGGGGGTGAAGGAACACATCCGCGCCGGTGATGCCTTCCAGGTCGTGCTCTCACAACGCTTCGAAATGCGTACGGACGTGGAGCCGCTGGACATTTACCGCATGCTGCGCGTGTCCAACCCGAGCCCGTACATGTACATCATCAATGTGCCAAACGAGGACTTCAGCGCCACGGACTTTCACATCATCGGCTCCTCTCCGGAGTCCTTGGTCCAAGTGAAGGACGGAGAGGTCACGACCTTCCCGATCGCCGGCTCCCGCCCGCGAGGCGAAACCTATGAGGATGACCTGCAGTTCGAAAAGGATCTGGTCAACGACGAGAAGGAAAATTCCGAACACCTCATGCTCGTGGACCTAGGGCGCAATGACCTAGGACGCGTGTGCAAGCCAGGAACTGTGGAGGTGCACGATTTCCGCCATGTGGAGCGCTATAGCGCCATCATGCACCTCGTCTCCGGTGTGAGTGGCAAGCTCGCTGAGGGTAAAACCGCAGTGGATGCCTTTGCCGCGACTTTTCCCGCAGGTACTCTCTCTGGAGCTCCGAAGCCAAGTGCAGGGAGCATCATCGATAAGTTCGAGCAGACGCGCCGTGGTGTTTACGGTGGAACCGTCGGCTATTTCGATTTCTCCGGCAACACGGATCAGTCAATCGCCATTCGCACAGGCGTGTACAAGGACGGCACCGTGTACGTCCAAGCCGGGGGTGGGATTGTTGCCGATTCGAACCCGGTAGCCGAAGATGAGGAGACGCGAAACAAGGCAGCGGCTGTACTACGGGCAGTAGCTGCGGCAGAAACCCTGCACACTCCAGGGAGGGAGTAA
- a CDS encoding TIGR02234 family membrane protein, whose protein sequence is MAKAELSPVAKRNRRIAMILVVLAAAGLWASGRMKYVTASIFDDKSGDSVRTLAGSVWDPATTPLALAMLACLILSLAMQPVVRRVLGGLVVLLAATASFRSVMLLTSDVDLARVHDLLASGAATQKQSDPQTIAEWAQVVDAQVHYAPVVLAIVAAALGVIGGVILIMRPGEKSEGNSRYLTPEARRQSVHEDLAANPDSGRVLWDALDAGVDPTDNPGDGDDFSPRA, encoded by the coding sequence ATGGCTAAGGCTGAGCTTTCGCCCGTCGCCAAACGCAATCGACGCATCGCAATGATCCTTGTTGTCCTCGCCGCTGCGGGACTATGGGCTTCCGGACGAATGAAGTACGTGACAGCCTCGATCTTCGACGACAAGTCGGGGGATTCCGTGCGCACCCTTGCCGGCTCCGTCTGGGATCCTGCCACCACACCTTTGGCACTGGCCATGCTTGCGTGCTTGATCCTGAGCTTGGCGATGCAACCCGTTGTGCGACGGGTGCTCGGTGGCCTTGTCGTCCTGTTGGCAGCGACTGCGAGTTTCCGCTCGGTGATGTTGCTGACCTCCGATGTTGATCTCGCCCGAGTGCATGACCTGCTGGCCTCCGGTGCGGCGACGCAAAAGCAATCCGATCCGCAAACCATCGCGGAATGGGCACAAGTCGTGGACGCGCAGGTTCACTACGCGCCGGTTGTGCTGGCTATCGTTGCCGCCGCCTTGGGGGTGATCGGTGGCGTGATCCTCATCATGCGCCCAGGGGAGAAGTCCGAAGGTAATTCTCGCTACTTGACGCCCGAGGCCCGGCGCCAGAGCGTCCATGAAGACTTGGCGGCTAACCCTGACTCCGGTCGCGTGCTGTGGGATGCCCTCGATGCGGGTGTGGATCCCACCGATAACCCCGGCGATGGCGACGATTTTTCGCCCCGCGCGTAG
- the trpC gene encoding indole-3-glycerol phosphate synthase TrpC: protein MTSPTNTVLDSIIAGVLEDQAKREAEIPFKEIKAMSLDAPAPRDAYAALSNNNVSVIAEVKRASPSKGDLASIPEPEELAAAYEAAGASVISCLTEQRRFKGSLKDFDAVRRSVDIPMLRKDFCVNPYHIHEARAHGADVILLIVAALEQERLECLLDRTESLGMTALVEVHTEEEAERAVAAGAKVIGVNARNLKTLEVDTGTFSRIAPGLPSDVIKVAESGVRDKRDLLMYAGAGADAILIGEGLVTAGDPGAKCKELVTAGQHPSCPSKK from the coding sequence ATGACCTCACCGACCAACACCGTGCTGGATTCCATCATTGCCGGAGTCCTCGAGGATCAAGCTAAGCGCGAAGCCGAGATCCCATTCAAGGAAATCAAAGCAATGTCGCTGGACGCGCCCGCTCCGCGCGACGCCTATGCAGCACTGAGCAACAACAATGTTTCCGTGATTGCCGAGGTGAAGCGTGCGAGCCCGTCAAAGGGCGATCTGGCCTCAATCCCAGAGCCGGAAGAGTTGGCAGCGGCCTACGAGGCAGCGGGTGCGTCAGTGATCTCCTGTTTGACTGAACAGCGCCGCTTCAAAGGATCATTGAAGGACTTCGACGCGGTGCGTCGCAGCGTGGATATTCCTATGCTGCGCAAGGATTTTTGCGTGAATCCGTACCATATTCACGAGGCCCGTGCTCACGGCGCTGACGTCATTTTGCTGATCGTGGCTGCCCTCGAGCAGGAGCGCTTGGAGTGCCTGCTGGATCGCACCGAATCGTTGGGTATGACCGCCCTCGTTGAAGTCCACACCGAGGAAGAAGCGGAGCGGGCTGTCGCCGCAGGCGCGAAAGTCATCGGAGTCAATGCTCGTAATCTCAAAACTCTAGAAGTGGATACGGGAACCTTCTCCCGTATCGCACCGGGATTGCCGAGTGACGTGATCAAGGTCGCGGAGTCTGGAGTTCGCGATAAGCGCGATCTGCTGATGTACGCCGGTGCAGGTGCGGACGCGATCCTCATTGGGGAGGGGCTCGTAACGGCAGGTGATCCGGGGGCGAAGTGTAAGGAATTGGTGACCGCTGGTCAGCATCCATCGTGCCCTTCCAAGAAGTAA
- the trpB gene encoding tryptophan synthase subunit beta, giving the protein MSSKFEINHAKNADAQGNALPTVGQILATPTHHEPDATGHWGEYGGRYIPEALMGVIDEITDAWAKAKADPAYLEELDELHRTYSGRPSPLYHAARFSERVGADVWLKREDLNHTGSHKINNVLGQVLLAKRMGKTKVIAETGAGQHGVATATACALMGIECRIYMGEVDALRQALNIARMRLLGATVEVVTIGSRTLKDAINEAMRYWVSNADDTYYCFGTAAGPHPFPQMVRDLQRIIGVEARQQFQAETGKLPDAVLACVGGGSNAIGLFHAFIEDLSVKIIGAEAAGDGVETGRHAAPIAMGLRGVFQGSYADLMQNEDGQIIESHSISAGLDYPGVGPEHTALHDEGRAEYLPITDTEAMDAFKLLCETEGIIPAIESSHAVAAAVKVAERQPGSSLIINISGRGDKDVDQAAKWFGMKLKEEEK; this is encoded by the coding sequence GTGAGTAGCAAGTTTGAGATCAATCACGCCAAGAATGCCGATGCCCAAGGGAACGCCCTTCCCACGGTCGGTCAGATCTTGGCCACCCCTACCCATCACGAGCCAGACGCCACCGGGCACTGGGGAGAGTACGGCGGGCGGTACATTCCTGAAGCCCTCATGGGGGTGATTGATGAGATCACGGACGCATGGGCGAAAGCCAAGGCTGATCCCGCTTACCTTGAGGAGCTCGATGAGCTCCACCGCACCTACTCTGGTCGTCCATCGCCGCTGTATCACGCGGCGCGGTTTTCCGAACGCGTCGGCGCCGACGTGTGGCTCAAGCGAGAGGACCTGAACCACACGGGTTCCCACAAGATCAATAATGTCTTGGGGCAGGTTCTGCTGGCCAAGCGTATGGGGAAAACCAAGGTTATTGCGGAAACCGGTGCGGGGCAGCATGGTGTGGCAACCGCCACCGCTTGTGCGCTCATGGGCATTGAGTGCCGTATCTACATGGGCGAGGTCGATGCTCTGCGTCAGGCTCTGAATATCGCACGTATGCGCCTGTTGGGAGCAACAGTGGAGGTCGTGACTATCGGCTCCCGCACGTTGAAGGATGCCATCAACGAGGCGATGCGCTACTGGGTCTCCAACGCGGATGACACTTACTACTGCTTCGGTACTGCGGCTGGTCCGCACCCCTTCCCGCAGATGGTTCGCGACCTCCAGCGCATTATCGGTGTGGAAGCACGCCAGCAGTTCCAGGCCGAGACAGGTAAGCTTCCCGACGCAGTGTTGGCCTGTGTCGGCGGAGGTTCCAACGCCATTGGCCTGTTCCACGCCTTCATTGAGGATCTAAGCGTGAAGATCATTGGTGCCGAAGCCGCAGGCGATGGTGTGGAAACTGGCCGCCACGCTGCCCCTATCGCGATGGGGCTGCGAGGGGTCTTCCAAGGCTCCTACGCTGACCTCATGCAGAACGAGGACGGCCAGATCATCGAGTCCCACTCCATCTCTGCTGGTTTGGACTACCCGGGCGTGGGACCCGAGCACACTGCACTGCACGATGAAGGCCGTGCCGAGTATCTCCCCATCACGGATACGGAGGCTATGGATGCCTTCAAGCTGTTGTGTGAAACCGAGGGAATTATTCCAGCCATCGAGTCCTCGCATGCGGTTGCTGCTGCCGTGAAGGTCGCTGAGCGTCAGCCGGGCAGCAGCCTCATCATCAATATCTCCGGCCGAGGCGATAAGGATGTCGACCAGGCAGCCAAGTGGTTCGGCATGAAGCTCAAGGAGGAGGAAAAGTAA